In Pseudomonas putida, a genomic segment contains:
- the pheS gene encoding phenylalanine--tRNA ligase subunit alpha, with product MENLDALVSQALEAVERAEDINALEQIRVNYLGKKGELTQVMKTLGNLPAEERPKVGALINDAKERVTVVLNARKAAFEEAELSARLAAECIDVTLPGRGQTTGGLHPITRTLERIEQFFTHIGYGIAEGPEVEDDYHNFEALNIPGHHPARAMHDTFYFNANMLLRTHTSPVQVRTMESTQPPIRIVCPGRVYRCDSDITHSPMFHQVEGLLIDRDINFADLKGTIEEFLRVFFEKELAVRFRPSFFPFTEPSAEVDIQCVMCSGKGCRVCKQTGWLEVMGCGMVHPNVLRMSGIDPEEFQGFAFGMGAERLAMLRYGVNDLRLFFDNDLRFLAQFR from the coding sequence ATGGAAAACCTGGATGCGCTGGTCTCCCAAGCCCTGGAAGCTGTGGAGCGCGCTGAAGACATCAATGCCCTGGAACAGATCCGGGTTAATTATCTTGGCAAGAAGGGCGAACTGACCCAGGTGATGAAGACCCTGGGCAACCTGCCAGCCGAGGAGCGGCCGAAAGTCGGCGCGCTGATCAACGACGCCAAAGAGCGCGTCACCGTCGTGCTCAACGCACGCAAGGCAGCCTTCGAAGAAGCCGAGCTCAGCGCTCGCCTGGCCGCCGAATGCATCGACGTCACCCTGCCAGGCCGTGGCCAGACCACCGGCGGGCTGCACCCGATCACCCGTACTCTCGAGCGCATCGAGCAGTTCTTCACCCACATCGGCTACGGCATCGCCGAAGGCCCTGAGGTCGAAGACGACTACCACAACTTCGAAGCGCTCAACATCCCCGGCCACCACCCGGCCCGGGCGATGCACGACACCTTCTACTTCAATGCCAACATGCTGCTGCGCACCCACACCTCGCCGGTGCAGGTGCGGACCATGGAGTCGACCCAGCCGCCGATCCGCATTGTCTGCCCAGGCCGTGTATACCGCTGCGACTCGGATATCACCCACTCGCCGATGTTCCACCAGGTCGAAGGCCTGCTGATCGACCGCGACATCAACTTCGCCGACCTCAAGGGCACCATCGAAGAGTTCCTGCGCGTGTTCTTCGAAAAAGAACTGGCCGTGCGCTTCCGCCCGTCGTTCTTCCCCTTCACCGAGCCGTCCGCCGAAGTCGATATCCAGTGCGTGATGTGCTCCGGCAAAGGCTGCCGCGTGTGCAAGCAAACCGGCTGGCTCGAAGTCATGGGCTGCGGCATGGTGCACCCGAACGTGCTGCGCATGTCTGGCATCGACCCGGAAGAGTTCCAGGGCTTCGCCTTCGGCATGGGCGCCGAGCGCCTGGCCATGCTGCGTTATGGCGTCAACGATTTGCGTCTGTTCTTCGACAACGACCTGCGGTTCCTAGCCCAATTCCGCTAG
- the rplT gene encoding 50S ribosomal protein L20: MARVKRGVIARKRHKKILKLAKGYYGARSRVFRVAKQAVIKAGQYAYRDRRQKKRQFRALWIARINAGARTNGLSYSRLIAGLKKASIEIDRKVLADLAVNEKAAFAAIVEKAKAVLA; encoded by the coding sequence ATGGCTCGTGTAAAGCGCGGCGTAATCGCTCGTAAGCGTCACAAGAAAATCCTGAAACTGGCTAAAGGCTACTACGGCGCTCGCTCGCGCGTATTCCGTGTTGCCAAGCAGGCTGTCATCAAGGCTGGTCAATACGCCTACCGTGACCGTCGCCAGAAGAAGCGTCAGTTCCGCGCCCTGTGGATCGCTCGTATCAACGCCGGTGCCCGCACCAACGGTCTGTCCTACAGCCGTCTGATTGCTGGCCTGAAAAAGGCGTCGATCGAAATCGACCGTAAGGTTCTGGCTGACCTGGCAGTGAACGAAAAAGCGGCGTTTGCTGCGATTGTCGAGAAAGCTAAAGCCGTTCTGGCTTAA
- the rpmI gene encoding 50S ribosomal protein L35, giving the protein MPKMKTKSGAAKRFLKTASGFKHKHAFKSHILTKMSTKRKRQLRGASLLHPSDVAKVERMLRVR; this is encoded by the coding sequence ATGCCAAAAATGAAAACCAAGAGCGGTGCTGCGAAGCGCTTCCTGAAGACCGCTTCCGGCTTCAAGCACAAGCACGCTTTCAAGAGCCACATCCTGACCAAAATGTCGACCAAGCGTAAGCGTCAACTGCGCGGTGCCAGCTTGCTGCACCCGTCTGACGTTGCAAAAGTCGAGCGCATGCTGCGCGTACGTTAA
- the infC gene encoding translation initiation factor IF-3 encodes MTIKREMRNDKRAAPKAPINENISAREVRLIGADGEQVGIVSIDEALRIAEEAKLDLVEISADAVPPVCKVMDYGKHLFEKKKQANEAKKNQKQIQIKEIKFRPGTEEGDYQVKLRNLVRFLSDGDKAKISLRFRGREMAHQELGMELLKRVEADLAEYGSVEQHPKMEGRQLMMVIAPKKKK; translated from the coding sequence ATGACTATTAAGCGTGAAATGAGAAACGATAAACGAGCTGCACCGAAGGCCCCGATCAACGAGAATATCTCGGCCCGCGAGGTTCGGTTAATTGGCGCAGACGGCGAGCAGGTTGGCATCGTCTCGATTGATGAAGCGCTTCGTATCGCTGAAGAAGCGAAGCTGGATCTGGTGGAAATCTCTGCAGACGCGGTACCCCCTGTCTGCAAAGTGATGGACTACGGCAAGCACCTCTTCGAGAAGAAGAAGCAGGCCAACGAAGCCAAGAAAAACCAGAAGCAGATCCAGATCAAAGAAATCAAGTTTCGTCCAGGGACGGAAGAAGGGGATTACCAGGTAAAACTACGCAACCTGGTACGTTTCCTTAGTGATGGGGACAAGGCCAAGATCTCTCTGAGATTCCGCGGCCGTGAGATGGCCCACCAGGAGCTGGGCATGGAGCTGTTGAAGCGGGTCGAAGCCGACCTCGCCGAATACGGCTCCGTTGAGCAGCATCCGAAGATGGAAGGACGCCAGCTTATGATGGTCATCGCCCCCAAAAAGAAGAAGTAA
- the thrS gene encoding threonine--tRNA ligase, with protein MPIITLPDGSQRSFDHAVSVAEVAASIGAGLAKATVAGKVDGKLVDACDLIDKDATLQIITPKDEEGLEIIRHSCAHLVGHAVKQLYPTAKMVIGPVIDEGFYYDIAYERPFTPEDMAAIEKRMMELIEKDYDVIKKMTPRAEVIDVFKARGEDYKLRLVEDMPDEQAMGLYYHEEYVDMCRGPHVPNTRFLKAFKLTKLSGAYWRGDAKNEQLQRVYGTAWADKKQLAAYIQRIEEAEKRDHRKIGKQLDLFHLQEEAPGMVFWHPAGWTVYQVLEQYMREVQRKNGYLEIKTPQVVDRILWERSGHWSNYAENMFTTSSESRDFAVKPMNCPCHVQVFNQGLKSYRDLPLRLAEFGACHRNEPSGALHGIMRVRGFTQDDAHIFCTEDQVKKEAADFIKLTLDVYKDFGFSDIAMKLSTRPAKRVGSEELWDRAETALADALNESGLEWEYQPGEGAFYGPKIEFTLRDCLGRNWQCGTLQYDPNLPERLDASYIAEDNARKRPVMLHRAILGSFERFIGMLIEHYAGVFPAWLAPTQAVIMNITDKQADFALEVENALNGSGFRAKSDLRNEKIGFKIREHTLLKVPYLLVIGDREVETQTVAVRTREGADLGSMPVAQFAELLSHAVSRRGRQESE; from the coding sequence ATGCCCATTATTACTCTTCCCGATGGCAGTCAACGTTCGTTCGATCACGCCGTATCCGTAGCCGAAGTCGCCGCCTCCATCGGTGCGGGCCTGGCCAAGGCCACCGTCGCCGGCAAGGTCGACGGCAAGCTGGTCGATGCCTGCGACCTGATCGACAAAGACGCCACCCTGCAGATCATCACCCCTAAAGATGAAGAGGGACTGGAGATCATCCGTCACTCGTGCGCCCACCTGGTCGGCCACGCGGTGAAACAGCTGTACCCGACCGCCAAGATGGTGATCGGCCCGGTCATCGACGAAGGCTTCTACTACGACATCGCCTACGAGCGCCCCTTCACCCCTGAAGACATGGCCGCCATCGAAAAGCGCATGATGGAGCTGATCGAGAAGGACTACGACGTCATCAAGAAGATGACTCCGCGCGCCGAAGTCATCGACGTGTTCAAGGCCCGTGGCGAAGACTACAAGCTGCGCCTGGTCGAAGACATGCCGGACGAGCAGGCCATGGGCCTGTACTACCACGAAGAATACGTCGACATGTGCCGTGGCCCGCACGTGCCGAACACGCGCTTCCTCAAGGCATTCAAGCTGACCAAGCTGTCCGGCGCCTACTGGCGCGGCGATGCCAAGAACGAGCAGCTGCAACGTGTGTACGGCACCGCCTGGGCCGACAAGAAGCAGCTGGCCGCCTACATCCAGCGCATCGAAGAAGCCGAAAAACGCGACCACCGCAAGATCGGCAAGCAGCTCGACCTGTTCCACCTGCAGGAAGAAGCCCCGGGCATGGTGTTCTGGCACCCGGCCGGCTGGACCGTCTACCAGGTGCTCGAGCAGTACATGCGCGAGGTACAGCGCAAGAACGGCTACCTCGAGATCAAGACCCCGCAGGTCGTCGACCGCATCCTCTGGGAGCGTTCCGGCCACTGGTCCAACTACGCCGAGAACATGTTCACCACGTCGTCGGAAAGCCGTGATTTCGCGGTCAAGCCGATGAACTGCCCGTGCCACGTGCAGGTGTTCAACCAGGGCCTGAAGAGCTACCGCGACCTGCCGCTGCGCCTGGCCGAGTTCGGTGCCTGCCACCGTAACGAGCCGTCCGGCGCGCTGCACGGCATCATGCGCGTGCGCGGCTTCACCCAGGACGACGCGCACATCTTCTGCACCGAAGACCAGGTGAAGAAAGAAGCCGCCGACTTCATCAAGCTGACCCTGGACGTGTACAAGGACTTCGGCTTCAGCGACATCGCCATGAAGCTGTCCACCCGTCCGGCCAAGCGCGTAGGCTCCGAAGAGCTGTGGGACCGTGCCGAAACCGCACTGGCCGACGCCCTGAACGAATCGGGCCTGGAGTGGGAATACCAGCCGGGCGAGGGCGCCTTCTACGGCCCGAAGATCGAGTTCACCCTGCGTGACTGCCTGGGCCGTAACTGGCAGTGTGGTACCCTGCAGTACGACCCGAACCTGCCAGAGCGCCTGGACGCCAGCTACATCGCCGAAGACAACGCGCGCAAGCGCCCGGTGATGCTGCACCGCGCCATCCTCGGCTCGTTCGAACGCTTCATCGGCATGCTCATCGAGCACTACGCCGGCGTGTTCCCAGCCTGGCTGGCACCGACCCAGGCCGTGATCATGAATATCACCGACAAACAGGCCGATTTCGCCCTCGAGGTGGAAAATGCTCTGAACGGTAGCGGATTCCGTGCCAAGTCGGACTTGAGAAATGAGAAGATCGGCTTTAAAATCCGCGAGCATACTTTGCTCAAGGTCCCGTACCTTTTGGTTATAGGGGACCGCGAAGTCGAAACGCAAACCGTCGCAGTGCGTACTCGCGAAGGCGCAGACCTGGGCTCCATGCCCGTCGCGCAGTTCGCTGAGCTCCTGTCGCATGCGGTTTCCCGGCGTGGTCGCCAAGAATCGGAGTAA
- a CDS encoding cold-shock protein, which yields MSNRQQGTVKWFNDEKGYGFITPAGGGDDLFVHFKAIESDGFKSLKEGQTVSFVAERGQKGMQAAQVRPE from the coding sequence ATGTCCAATCGCCAACAAGGCACCGTCAAATGGTTCAATGATGAGAAAGGCTACGGCTTCATCACCCCAGCAGGCGGCGGCGACGACCTGTTCGTACACTTCAAAGCCATCGAATCCGACGGCTTCAAGAGCCTGAAAGAAGGCCAGACTGTTTCCTTCGTCGCCGAGCGCGGCCAGAAGGGCATGCAGGCTGCACAGGTTCGTCCGGAGTAA
- a CDS encoding I78 family peptidase inhibitor, producing the protein MFRTRASLATLLLATALAGCSSGGSSGTTAPTAPVGNDGRCQASGADFAIGKPGTAELLEQARKASGSQMARILKPHDVVTLEYRSERLNLGVDEQGVVTRVNCG; encoded by the coding sequence ATGTTCCGTACCCGTGCTTCCCTGGCGACCTTGCTGCTGGCCACCGCCCTGGCCGGTTGCAGCAGTGGTGGCTCGTCGGGCACCACAGCCCCGACCGCCCCGGTAGGCAACGATGGTCGCTGCCAGGCCAGCGGCGCCGATTTCGCCATCGGCAAGCCAGGCACCGCCGAGCTGCTGGAGCAGGCGCGCAAGGCCAGTGGTTCGCAGATGGCACGCATCCTCAAGCCGCATGACGTGGTGACCCTGGAGTATCGGTCCGAGCGGTTGAACCTGGGCGTGGACGAGCAGGGCGTGGTGACGCGGGTCAACTGCGGGTGA